The genome window aaacacacacatagacacagtTTCAGAACAGTGAGCTTTTTCAAATCCCATGAAAGGTAGGATGCACCTAGACTTACGTCAGCTGAGAAGAGTTGCTGACATTAAAAGGGCTGTTTTTAATAATCAGTTCACTTTAAGCAAACTGTCTACCTTTATGACACAGAATGTATGGCTACTTATAGTGCACCACAACACATATCCCAGTCAGCTCTCAAACATTTAATGGGCACCATTGGCTGCTTACCTATCTTGCATGTATTCTCTGGATATACCTAaacaatgtattcacaaaggctttcacggccgggatctaatagatgttgtgggtttttcgggctctttggccgtgttctgaagattggtcttcctaatgtttcgctagtctctgtggccggcacaatgctgccctctgaagatgccggccacagagactggtgaaacattaggaagaacaactttcagaacatggccaaagagcccgaaaactcCACAACAACCATACCTAAACAGCTTTGCAATTTTACCTATGTTTACCAAACCTTTTCTGCAGAATAATTTTCAACTCTTTGTTTTTTAGACTATATATGATGGGGTTTAGCAGAGGATTTAAAATTAAGTACTGAATAGAACTCACTTTATCGAGGTTTGTGAAGGACTCCGAATGTGGCTGAAAATACCTAGTGAAAACAGAAAGATAAAAAACACAGACCACAATGAGGTGAGAGCTGCAGGTAGAGAAGGCTTTGCTCCTGCCTTTTGTTGACTGAATCTTGAGGATGGTTCGAATAATATAAATGTAAGAGACCAAGGTGAGGAAGAAGGAGGTGAAACCAAGGAGAAAACAAGAGACAAGTATCATCTTATAATTGGTGGAGGTTTCACTACATGACAATCTCAAAAGTGCAGGAAGTTCACAGGTGTAATGGCTGACTAGATTGTGTCTAAAGAACTTCAGGTCTATTAAAGGCAACCCATTGAGCATCACATCAAAGAAACCAGTGATCCAGGCTCCACCCACCAGTTTCCAGCACATTTGCTTTGTCATTACTATTGAATAATGGAGTGGGTCACAGATAGCAACATATCTGTCATATGCCATGGCTGAAAGCAGAAAAATATCAGtacaaataaaatagataaagaaTACAATCTGTGTAATGCATCCGACCAGGGAAATGGATTTCGTCTTGGCTACAAGGGTTTCCAGCATCTTTGGGACAGTGACAGATGAGTAGCAAATGTCAACGAGGGCAAGATGACTGAGAAAGAAGAACATGGGTGTGTGAAGAGTAGATTCAGTTTTGACGATGAAAATGATGACAGCGTTTCCAATTACTGTTGTTCCATATATTACTAAGAATAccaagaaaagaagaagctgtacTTGTGGATCACTTGAGAGTCCCAAAAGAATAAATTCTGTGATCATGGTTTGATTTTTCATGGGGATGTAATGATCCTCCGTAAGTGCTGAATGAATGGACAGAGAACTAGGTTAAAAGATAAATATAAATGCAACATTGTCACACTGTTAATATGAAATAAACGGTGATATTAGGTATTAATGAGCAAAATCCTATACATGCCTGTGTAAAACTTGAATAAATGTACCAGGCATCATTCTCGTCAACATGCAAGAGTTCTGTACAGTTTTGCAATCCATTAATCTTCCCCGGCAGGATAAACTACCACAGATAGAATCTTAAGTTGCACATGCATAGTTGTGAACCAGGATTTTGCCTGGTAGACAAATAGgtataaaaaaacagaaatataattattacctgttatttatttttaaatggttgaatAGAAATACACCCTATTGTGTGCATGCTCATAAAGAACTACTATGCCAATTGTGCTAATCATTATTTAAGATATTCTGCATAATATGTACACTTGTAGAGTTCTATAACTATACCTGATGCATTTGTACTCTGCAATTTTAGGCCCCATTTCCTACACTCtgggaaaagttttaaaaatcttttgtatAAATTCCACACTGTTACAGCTCCACTGAATTTCTCctcattttcaaaaggaaaatacatctgagtaggtattactgtttttttggggggggggttgacttgTGTGGGGTTCATTATTATTGCCTAACAATAATGGATGTTTAGAAAGAGACTATATTCTGACTTCATGATAAACCAGGGTAATCATGAATAAATCTGTGTGTTTAAGCATACTGCCACATCACATCTGagtaagcattttttttctcatagaTGTGACCTTCCACATATTCTTATACTGTAACTCTCAGCAGTTGTATCCACCATATGCAAGCACGAAGAATGTGGGAAGCTGCAAtagaacaacttttaaaatgtcacCTTTTACCTACTTCTAGCTTATTGCAAGATAGGAACTTTGCACCCTGATTTCATCTCTCCTATGACAAGAGCAAAAGCAATATCCCATGatttatttttgaatttattCAACATCCAGCCTTTGAAGAGGAGAGGAGGCAGATGAGTCAGGACACTGAGTCCAAAGTCTTTTGGAAAATGCTTAGGAATAGTGGACGTTCTCCTCTTCaaatttgttttgcttctggGTATGGCTGTATTTAGTCATGTCTCTAGGACACATGGCTGCTGATAAAATGAGTTCATGGGTAACACCCAGACATAGGCATAGGTAGCTAGGAGGAGAAACTACATTTCTAATCTACCTGCTTGGCAAGGAAGAAAGgtagggatgatgatgatgatgatgatgatgatgatgatgatgatgatgatgatgatgatgatgatgatgatgataataataataataataataataataataataataataataataataataataataataataataataataataataataataataatattgatgaCCCACACAATTGATAGAAATTGGGAAATGTATTCAAATGCTCAAAGCCCTTTTTACACATGAGTAATACTGGCTCATGGGCAATTGGTCATGTGATTTATGCACCCTGTTCAGCAACCCGATAGAAGTAAACAGCCAAAAATTTTGGTCCATAAATATAAAAGTAGTTCTTTGTTTTGGATGACACTATACAAGGCAGGAGTCCAAAATTTGAGACAGCTGGCTCAGCTGTAACCCTGCCCATCTGTAATTTGGAAGAAAATAATTACACATTTCATTTTCTCAACATTTACATGGACATACACACTTAAACAAAATGTCTGAACGTCCACCTTTTTTGGTTGCTTCCAACTGAGCAATTGGGTTTGAAAATTAACTTGGTGATACATCATAATACATAATACATCATACATCATAATATAAGTCACACTCACCAATATTTCTTAGGTTGCCTGCAATACACATATTCCCTATAAGATGAGTTGATTCCTTTCCTCAGCACCGAACAGCTCTCCACAGAATGATTGCCTTAAGCTTTATCACACAGTCGTCCTTTAATTGCCTGCTGAAACATCTGAAGAAGCACTTCTCAAACAAATTATATTCTTAATAGAAATCAATTTTCTCTTTTAAGCCCTCCCATGAAAATTGTCTCAAGAGCACAGTTCTCAAGAGATTTCAACTGTATCAAAACCATtaacattctcttttttttttttttcatgaaggggaagaaagaaaagaaaaagactcaaGTAGGTTTGTATTTAAATGAATAGTTTTATTGTTTCCTTTCAGTAGAACATGCTTTAGGATACATTCACTCCTGTGCAAGGGTATGGGAGCATGAAGAGCCTTCTAAGACCTGACtctggcccaggtcagcttggaTCTCTTCTTGTCTCTTTCCAGGTTAACTGTCTATACTGTATTTGTGTATAAACCCTCAATCCAAAACATTCTCATTGccctcccag of Pogona vitticeps strain Pit_001003342236 chromosome 6, PviZW2.1, whole genome shotgun sequence contains these proteins:
- the LOC110091541 gene encoding olfactory receptor 1F1-like, with the protein product MKNQTMITEFILLGLSSDPQVQLLLFLVFLVIYGTTVIGNAVIIFIVKTESTLHTPMFFFLSHLALVDICYSSVTVPKMLETLVAKTKSISLVGCITQIVFFIYFICTDIFLLSAMAYDRYVAICDPLHYSIVMTKQMCWKLVGGAWITGFFDVMLNGLPLIDLKFFRHNLVSHYTCELPALLRLSCSETSTNYKMILVSCFLLGFTSFFLTLVSYIYIIRTILKIQSTKGRSKAFSTCSSHLIVVCVFYLSVFTRYFQPHSESFTNLDKVSSIQYLILNPLLNPIIYSLKNKELKIILQKRFGKHR